In Ignavibacteriales bacterium, the following proteins share a genomic window:
- a CDS encoding universal stress protein → MYTLNRILCPTDFSDASLQAIRFAVFLAKSEHGHIKLLYVDENEKDPLGFFVPDEQYQALYRETVTTFAQRKFKEISERAALDPQTSSTHIHFGTAYHEIIQEAETNRFAAVVIATEGLGHASPYLLGRTVERVVRLCRAPVISVRPCDHEPKWKIKTILCPTDFSEYANYAIPYAVSIARRHHAKIILLHIVDLTVQHPELLVQKFPDLSVYHKQANEIQVERIVGRDVEPENSIVRLAEEYEADLIIMGTHGARGMRRVQIGNVTEEVVRRTLTPVLTITHPVHKSVFPYRFNEEYTPQNSP, encoded by the coding sequence ATGTACACACTCAACCGAATTTTGTGTCCCACAGATTTTTCCGATGCATCGCTGCAAGCGATCCGATTTGCCGTGTTTCTTGCGAAAAGCGAACACGGGCACATTAAGTTATTATATGTTGATGAAAACGAAAAGGATCCGTTGGGATTCTTTGTGCCCGATGAGCAGTATCAAGCTCTCTACCGTGAGACAGTGACTACGTTTGCGCAGCGTAAATTCAAAGAAATTTCAGAACGCGCTGCACTTGATCCGCAAACATCAAGCACACATATTCATTTTGGAACCGCATATCACGAAATCATACAAGAAGCAGAAACCAACAGGTTTGCTGCGGTCGTGATCGCTACAGAAGGATTGGGACATGCATCTCCGTATTTACTAGGGCGCACCGTGGAACGTGTGGTTCGTCTCTGCCGTGCACCGGTGATTTCTGTACGCCCGTGCGATCATGAACCGAAATGGAAAATTAAAACTATTCTATGCCCTACGGACTTTTCGGAATACGCTAATTATGCGATCCCGTATGCCGTCTCAATTGCCCGCCGGCATCATGCAAAAATTATTCTTCTTCACATTGTCGATTTAACGGTGCAGCATCCGGAGTTGCTTGTGCAAAAATTTCCCGACCTCAGTGTGTATCACAAACAGGCAAATGAAATTCAAGTGGAACGAATTGTTGGACGCGATGTTGAGCCGGAGAATTCCATCGTCCGACTCGCAGAGGAATATGAAGCGGATCTCATTATTATGGGTACGCATGGCGCCCGCGGCATGCGGCGAGTGCAAATTGGCAATGTAACAGAAGAAGTCGTGCGACGTACGCTCACACCCGTTCTCACTATTACACACCCGGTTCATAAGTCCGTATTTCCGTACCGCTTTAACGAAGAATATACACCTCAGAATTCTCCCTGA
- the tkt gene encoding transketolase — protein MISRPLDQLCINTIRTLAMDGVQKAKSGHPGMPMGMAPVAYVLWTKHLNHNPLNMHWQNRDRFILSGGHGSMLLYSLLHLTGYKVSLDDLKSFRQLGSKTPGHPEYGHTDGVEVTTGPLGQGFTNGIGMAIAQKYLATRYNRHGFKVVDYQIYATLGDGDLMEGITSEAASLAGHLKLNNLIYFYDDNHISIDGPTELAFTEDRAKRFEAYGWFVQKVKDGNDLKAIDNAIQRAKKEKGRPSIIMVRTHIGFGSPNKHDTAEAHGSPLGDAEIKLTKEFYGWDPEKQFYIPEKALAQFRKAIEAGKKKEAKWNEKLAAYKQKFPELATELENIRQGNYGEEWKKALPTFTDAMATREASGKTLNAIAPFLPSMIGGSADLAPSNNTFVKSMGEFQPGSYGGRYLRYGVREHAMGGIMNGLAVTDGVIPYGGTFFVFSDYMRGAIRLACIMGIRPIYVFTHDSIGVGEDGPTHEPVEQLAALRCIPNMISLRPSDANETVAAWKFAIEHKTGPIALLLTRQKLPTIDRTKYPSADNLTKGAYVLVENSPTPDLILIGTGSEVQLALGAYEQLVKEGVKVRVVSMPSWELFEQQSKEYRDSVFPPNVKKRIAVEAAVSMGWEKYIGDAGRFVGMHSFGASAPVDVIFKHFGFTVENVVKTAKEIL, from the coding sequence ATGATTTCAAGACCATTAGATCAACTTTGTATCAATACGATTCGAACGCTTGCTATGGACGGGGTCCAAAAAGCAAAATCCGGTCACCCCGGTATGCCCATGGGCATGGCACCCGTTGCCTATGTACTGTGGACAAAACATCTCAACCATAATCCTCTGAATATGCACTGGCAGAATCGCGACCGGTTTATTCTTTCCGGCGGACACGGTTCGATGCTGCTGTATAGTTTGCTTCATCTTACCGGCTATAAAGTTTCACTCGATGATTTGAAAAGTTTCCGCCAGCTTGGGAGCAAGACTCCAGGCCATCCTGAATATGGCCACACCGATGGCGTGGAAGTAACGACCGGACCGCTTGGTCAGGGATTTACAAATGGCATAGGAATGGCAATTGCCCAGAAATATCTCGCTACCCGTTATAATAGACATGGATTCAAAGTTGTCGATTATCAGATATACGCAACCCTTGGTGATGGTGATTTGATGGAAGGAATCACATCTGAAGCTGCGTCACTTGCCGGACATCTCAAACTCAATAACCTGATTTATTTTTATGACGATAACCATATCAGTATAGACGGTCCTACGGAACTTGCATTCACTGAAGACCGGGCAAAACGGTTCGAGGCATACGGATGGTTTGTTCAAAAAGTAAAAGATGGTAATGATCTGAAAGCAATTGATAATGCTATTCAACGTGCCAAGAAAGAAAAAGGCCGTCCATCTATTATAATGGTGCGAACGCATATTGGTTTCGGAAGTCCGAATAAACACGACACTGCCGAAGCCCACGGCTCACCTCTCGGAGATGCGGAAATCAAGTTGACGAAAGAATTTTACGGATGGGATCCGGAAAAACAGTTTTACATTCCGGAGAAGGCGCTCGCTCAATTCCGAAAAGCAATTGAAGCAGGAAAAAAGAAAGAAGCGAAATGGAACGAGAAGTTGGCTGCATACAAACAGAAATTCCCCGAGTTAGCTACCGAATTAGAAAATATTCGCCAAGGAAATTATGGCGAGGAATGGAAAAAAGCATTACCGACATTCACCGATGCAATGGCAACGCGCGAAGCATCGGGTAAGACATTGAATGCCATCGCCCCATTTCTTCCATCGATGATCGGCGGCTCCGCTGATCTTGCGCCGTCGAATAATACATTTGTTAAAAGTATGGGCGAGTTTCAACCTGGCAGTTACGGCGGACGGTATCTGCGGTACGGTGTACGCGAACATGCGATGGGCGGCATCATGAACGGTTTAGCTGTCACGGATGGTGTTATACCTTACGGCGGTACATTTTTCGTTTTTTCGGATTATATGCGCGGGGCAATTCGGCTTGCGTGCATCATGGGCATTCGGCCGATTTATGTTTTCACGCACGACAGTATCGGTGTCGGCGAAGACGGACCAACGCACGAACCGGTTGAGCAGCTTGCAGCATTGCGCTGCATTCCGAATATGATTTCTCTGCGTCCATCCGATGCAAACGAAACAGTTGCTGCTTGGAAATTTGCAATCGAACATAAAACCGGGCCTATTGCGTTATTGCTCACACGGCAGAAACTGCCAACCATCGATAGGACAAAATATCCGTCAGCGGATAATCTTACAAAGGGAGCATACGTTCTCGTCGAGAATTCCCCCACTCCCGATCTCATTCTCATCGGCACCGGTTCCGAAGTCCAGCTCGCACTTGGCGCTTATGAACAATTAGTGAAAGAAGGCGTTAAAGTCCGCGTGGTGAGCATGCCGTCATGGGAATTGTTCGAGCAGCAATCGAAAGAGTACCGCGACTCCGTTTTTCCACCGAACGTCAAGAAACGCATCGCTGTTGAAGCAGCAGTTTCGATGGGCTGGGAAAAATATATCGGCGATGCCGGACGATTCGTTGGCATGCATTCCTTCGGTGCTTCTGCGCCGGTGGATGTCATCTTCAAGCATTTCGGATTCACGGTAGAGAACGTTGTAAAAACAGCGAAAGAGATCCTGTAA
- a CDS encoding endonuclease domain-containing protein produces MIRVFNKSAVKSRRKSLRHSMPEAEVILWSKLQRRQVDGLKFRRQYSVGKFIVDFYCTELKLVIEVDGDSHFQLGAEKRDAEREVFIKQYGIKFLRFTNSDVKENLYGVLTQIWEALQEMKKEHIFFLPCQGEMSRRIDNSSGQRGWEKSIQ; encoded by the coding sequence ATGATACGCGTCTTCAACAAGTCAGCAGTAAAATCAAGACGAAAATCATTGCGACATTCGATGCCGGAAGCAGAAGTTATTCTTTGGTCAAAACTTCAACGTCGCCAAGTTGACGGGCTGAAATTTCGACGACAATATAGCGTGGGTAAATTTATTGTTGATTTCTATTGCACTGAATTAAAGCTCGTCATAGAAGTTGATGGAGACAGTCATTTCCAATTGGGCGCTGAAAAGCGTGATGCGGAACGCGAAGTTTTTATCAAGCAATACGGAATCAAATTTCTTCGATTTACCAACTCTGATGTGAAAGAAAATCTTTACGGTGTATTGACACAGATTTGGGAAGCATTACAAGAAATGAAAAAAGAGCACATTTTTTTTCTCCCCTGCCAAGGGGAGATGTCCCGGAGAATTGATAATTCTTCGGGACAGAGGGGTTGGGAAAAAAGCATACAGTGA
- a CDS encoding type II toxin-antitoxin system HicA family toxin, with protein sequence MKEKKLLKKILAGSKNISFRDFVSLLRAFGFQLTRAQGSHHIFQHIGIQELINIQNVRGQAKPYQIKQFLELIEKYNLQIGEKQ encoded by the coding sequence TTGAAAGAGAAGAAGCTCCTAAAAAAGATACTTGCCGGCTCAAAGAACATTTCATTCCGGGATTTTGTATCTTTATTACGTGCATTCGGCTTTCAATTAACACGGGCGCAGGGAAGTCATCATATTTTTCAGCATATTGGTATTCAAGAACTCATCAACATCCAAAATGTTCGAGGACAAGCGAAACCCTATCAAATCAAACAGTTTCTTGAATTGATTGAAAAATACAATCTGCAAATCGGAGAGAAGCAATGA
- a CDS encoding type II toxin-antitoxin system HicB family antitoxin, whose amino-acid sequence MKDYHINIFFSEDDDGYIADIPDLKYCSAFGKTPDEALKEVLRAKRAWLTTARSTGKKVPLPKYRPAIYRIAS is encoded by the coding sequence ATGAAAGATTATCATATCAACATTTTCTTTAGCGAGGACGACGATGGATACATCGCCGATATTCCCGATTTAAAGTATTGTTCAGCTTTCGGCAAAACTCCCGATGAGGCGCTAAAAGAAGTCCTTCGGGCAAAACGAGCATGGCTTACAACTGCCCGATCTACAGGTAAAAAAGTCCCTTTGCCAAAATATCGTCCAGCAATTTATCGTATCGCATCATAA